The DNA region ATGCAGACGGAAATTAGACAGGAAAGTTAGGTCATATAGTAAAGCCACTGAGCACAATGCTAAGGCATTTGCACTTTGTTCTCTTGATCATTATGAATTATCAATAATTTCTGACCTTCCTTATTGAaaactgtgtttcttttcttggcCAGAAATCTTGATTGCCAGAGAATAAAGAGAGATTACGCATTTAAAGGCCTTAGAATAGTATGTTTCACAGTGTGCTTTCAATCTTTGTTCTGAATGCTTATCTCATATGTTGTATGTTTATTGTCTGTTGTGGAAGGCTGAAAAATAGCCCAGCAAAGAAAGTTTAGTTCATGACCTAAACTCTGGAGCCTATAAATACATTACTTTACATAGTAAGAAGGActctgcagatgtgattaaattaaggatcttgataTGGGGAGATTATACTGAATTATCTGGATGAGTCCAATGTAATCCTAAAAGTCCTCATAGGAGGAAGTCAGGTAaatcagagacacagagagaattATGTGATAGCAAAAGCACAGAGATACTTGAAGATACTATGCTGCTGGCGCCGAAAATGCAGGAAGGAGCCATGAGACAGGGGATGCAGGCAGACTTCAGAAGCTTGGAAGGGTAAGGAAACGTTCTTCCCTGAATAATCCAGATGGAATGaatcctgctgacaccttgactttcACCCCATTAAGACTTACATTAGattccaaaaaagaataaatttatgttgCTTTAAGCCATTATGTGGCATTCACTAAGTAGCAATAGGAAACACATACAGCTTTGGGTACCTGAAACCATCACACCCTTTCTGCCTCCTTTTCCCTTCATTTCCAAGACTGAACTTGGGAATCACCAGGAGCAGGATTATTATTCTTGTCTAATCTTGACCAGAGTCCATGAGGGAAAAAGCAAGATTGAAGAATAGGTGAGTTCAATCATCAAGAGAAAGATTTTTCTGGCCTCAAATTATGACAATTCTGCTGTAACGAACACTAAAATTATGGAAGTAATTTGGATTTGGATAATCTGTAGAGACACTGGAAGAATTTTTAGGAATATGATAGAAGAGGCCTAACATCCTCAAATAGGCTGTTAGTGGAAATACCGGTGTGATGAGGGCTTGGAAGTAAGTGAGAGCATGGTAGAGAAGACTTATATTAGAGAAAATCTTAACACACCATGAACTGTAGAAATACAGATGTTAAAAGCGCCGCTGGTGAGGGctcacaaagaaatgagaaacttaTTTTTTGAAACCAAAGAAAAGAGGGTTCTTTTTATTTAGTGGTAGAAAGCTTAAATGAATTGTGTCCTAAAATTGTAAGAAAACAGAACTTTTAAGCAATGTATTTGTACAAAGTTTCCAAGCAGTGATGAAAATCTGACTTGGTTTACCGTTGCTTTTAGGAAAATGAGAGGAAAGGGATAAACTGAGAGAACTGTTAGATAATACAACCAGGATTTGATGATTTGAGAAATTATCAGCCTATTGATATTGCAAAGGATGCCAAAGCTAAGAGATCCACCGTAAGGAAAGCATGCTCTGGTGAGAAAGCCAACAGTGTGGCTGTACATCCTTCCGTAaaaagtttttgaattttaaattgtggtaaaatatacatagtaTGAAATTTATTATCTTAACCATTTGTAAGTGTGGGTATAAGTCTTTTGCTACTGCTTACGAAGTACCAAAGATTACAGTATTCAGTTACACAGAGGGCTCTTTGAAGAGGTATGTGACTCGCAAACCCCCTCAACCAATCTCAGCAGAAGTCCCAAGTAGAGACAGAATTATTCAGAAACCATCTGTTGAGGAGCCTCTCTTTCAGTGGAGTGAATCCCTATAACCCacaatgttttgttttgccaACAGAAACACTGTTAAATTGGACTAAAAGGAACAGAGAAGACAAAATGAAAGAAGGCAATTGAGCTCCTTAAATTCTACCAGCAAGAAACAGACTGATAAAACTACTCAGTGACAGACATCAAAAAGGATGGCTCTAAGGGTGGAGCCCCAGGTACAGAGGGCAGGTGCCGGAGCCACCGCTTTTCCCAGGCTTTATAACCTAATGGCATTTGCCCATGAGACTTGAAAGGGATAGGGTGGTGTCTCCTTTCTGAATTAGAACATCTATGATTGCTACCCTATTTCTGTCTCACTACTGTTTTAGAGCACAGATCTTGCTTCCTAGTTTCATAggtctttaaatataaaattttgctcCAGAATCGATTACGATCAGAGCTGCACCCATATCTAATTTAAATATGAGAATTTGGACTTTTTAGTTGATGAAGCTTAAATAAGACTTGGACGTGAGCTAATGCTATAATGGCTTGAGATCTATGGGGACCTTAGAATGGGTGAATGTATTTTTCAAGTGGAATGGATGAGTCTTTGGGGACCAGAGGGTGGACTATAGTAGGCTTAATAGCCTCCCCAAAGATGTCTACATCCTACTCCCTGAAACCCATAAATGTTATCTTACATAGTAAAAGAGATTTTACAGGACAGACATACTCACAGAAAGACACAAACCTCTGGATCAGAGAAACAATTTCTTATTCATAGCAAAAACAGCAGCCAGAGTAGCACTGTGTGTGTTCCCATGCTCCAATTCCTATAACACAATACAGTAAGGGCCAGGTGTTACCTCTGAATGCAGTGGACTGCACTACAGAAGAGGAGCCCCAAATTTTAATCGTTTCTAGGCTTTTATGGAGCTGCTGACATGTCTCCCCATCTTCTCCAGAGATTACTCATTATTTCCGAAATGTAGGCAAATTCCCTTCCTAGCGTGAGAAAAGAGAAGGCTTATCTTTACTTCCCTGGGATGTCTCTAGGAGAGATGCTATCTCTAGCTTCACTATCCAGGAATGTTTCCTTTATGCATTCTTAATTTAAATGTGAACACGGTCAAACGGGGGATTCAGACTGTGCAGAAATATGAGCTACTCacagaaaatgatttttcaaCACTTTATTTCAAgcatcaaaaaaagaagaaatcaattaCCTTCAATAGAATAGGAAATCtgaaaaagcaaatattacaaGGCTAGGCATGACAGCAGATGGAAAGGAAGTGCTACCCTGTATGATTTTAATAAGAAAGACCATGCCAAAATAGTATCACCCAGTGAAGGAAGGAGTACACAGAGAGGCAGAAGTTGAAATTAGTTTGAAGACTATATATTACACAACATACAATGCTTAAGCATCAGGAATACTGTGAAGAAGCAGCATCAATGCCTTTCTGGATGCTTACAGAAGTTATGTCaaaatcaaattttttctttcttttttgagttcgagtctcactctgtcacccaggcttgagtgcagtggtgcaatcttggctcactgcaaactctgcctcctgggttcaagtgattctcctgcctcagcctcccaggtaggtaggattacaggtgcccgtcaccatgcccagctaatttttgtatttttggtaaagacggggtttcaccagattggtcaggctggtctcgaactcctgacctcaggtgatctgcccgcctcagcctgccaaagtgctgggattacaggtgtgagccactgcccccagccccaaAATcagattttgaaaagtaaaaaaggcaaagaaattttctacatatttaataattattacttGAAATGACTACAAATTAGAGATGTTAGTtattattgattcatttattctttagcAAATGGATATTGAATACACTATGTATCATGCAAATGGACATCATCTCCCCAACTATGGAAGAATGATAGTAATCAAATAATTATGAATTACATATTCCAGGGTGGCAGAATGATAGTAATCAAAATTATCACAAACTATGTactacaagaaaaacaaagaaataaaagtaataatggaGGATTTACCCTAAGGTGGTTAGAAAGGTTTCTCTAAGGAagtgacatttaatttttttgagacagggtttcactctgttgctcaggctggactgcagtggtacaatcatagatGACTGCTATTTCAAACCCCTGAGCTTGAGCgaccgcctgcctcaacctcctgagttgctgggactgcaggtgtgcagcAACACAccaggcttatttttaaaaaaattttagcagaaacaaggtctcactatgttgtccaagctggtcttgaactcctactcctgggctcaagtgatccttctgccatggcctgtcaaagtgctgggattacagatctgagccacATACAGTGAGGGGGGAGTAACATTTAATCCAGACTTAttctaagaatttaaaatagtgaCCGGAGTGTCTTTTAAAACCTAACTCAGATCATCTCTCTCCTTTGCTTAAACACTTCAACTGTTCTCTATTCCACTGACAAAAGCTAGAGGCCCAATAATGGTCTACAGAATCCTTCATAGTTTGGTTTCCCAGTACTTCTTACTACTATTTCCATAGCACTTAAGAGCTTCTAAATATTATAAAGCTTATTGTCAATTTCTCTTTACCAGGATATAAACTCCACTAGGGaattatctgttttgttcacttttgTATCCCAAATGTCTCTGGAATAATTCCTGGCCTCTAACAGAAATTCATTAAATTTTTGTTCaatgaacataaaataattttattaaatataacaaaaattaaaacataagtaTCACATACAATGTTATAGTcccatttaaatataatatagaataatactataaaataagaaatacaaaaaccaggTAAGATTTTATTTACTATGATGGGTGTCCCTGCCTGTTCATAAGTTCATTCCAGTCTGGAACACAGGAAGATAATGCTACCCGCATAGCTGCTGTACCATTCAGcccatttctttcctttgtttttaactGGGTGAAGATAGAAAACCCTAATTCACACAAACTAGTAGTTGTGAATGGTAGTAATAGCAGGACACTCTTTCTACTTAACAATGGAAAGTCTTCCTTTACCTTAATCCAAAATGCTGATAAACTTAAGGTCTCATAATCATTCTTCAATGTATATGAAGAACTAAGCTGTAataattcattctcttcttcaggCACCAAGTTTAGCTCAATTATTGATTCAGGGCTTCGAAAAGTAAATGGATCTTTTACCCAACTGTTTTCCCTTaatgtttcaaatttttcttctggaaaaaagTGGTTAAAAGTTTGAGATAGAGAAGTGAGATGCAACaatatctctaattttatttctttcaaaatgtctTCATTAATAATATTCTCTTCAATATGTTGCAAAAATCTTGGAAACATGTAGTAGCTAGGATGATTACTTTTGAGTCTTGCTTGCCATAACAATAATGTCTTTTGAAATCCCTGGATACATTCAACATGTTGGAATACATCACTGTTTTTCCCCTGTAGTTTTAAACTCAGTTCATTAAGAATGCTAAAAATATCAGTTAAATATGCCAATTTTGTTACCCAAATATcatcttcaaaaatatttgccaaatgagattttttttcaatgagaCAAAAGTGAATCTCATTCCTGAGCTCATAAACCCTGCTTAGTATTTTCCCTTGAGACAACCAACGAACTTTGGTATGATAGAGTAAGTGGGTATGATTAGTTCCAATCTCTGAACAAAATTTTTCAAGAAGCCGGCTATTCAGTGAGCTTcctttaataaaattaacaactTTCACTGCATTTTTCAATACTTCCATGAGATTCTGTGGAATTTCTCTGGATGCTAAACCTTCACGATGTATAAAACAATGATTCCACACAGTACCATTATTAGTAACTTCTAGTAATTCTTTAATTACTCTGCTATGCTTTCCAGTTATGGTAGCTGTGCCGTCACTTGTAATTCCTTTACAGTTTTTCCAGTTTAACTTATATTGGCCAACTATGCacctttctatttctgtaaaaatatctAATCCACTTAGGTGTGacgttaaatttaaaaaacacaaaaaatcctcCATAAAATCATCTTGCCATGCATATCTGACATAAACAAAAAGTGTTGTGCAGCTTCCAGTATCAGTGCTTTCATCAAGCTGGATTGCAAAATCTATACCAGACTGTAACCGGGTAAGAAGCATTGCTTCTAAATGTTCTGCAATAGTACAAGTTCGAAGCGATATTGTGTTATCATTAGGTATAGTTTTTAATTTATCAGCTGATTTATCATCAAATATCGTACGTACCATATCCAAACAAGCTGGAAGAATAATTTTTTCAGCAGCTGTGTTAGCTATTTTCTCTTTTGCCACACGATATGCAACTAAATATGATGATAATAAGGCTTTCTCACTAATGGTAGAACAAGTAAGAAACTGTGCTgataattttatgtcttttttcttcctttgaaaatatTCAAGAGGCTTATCAATAAGTTCAGCATGCTGAGTTTCTAAGTGCCTTTTTAATTTCGAAGGTTTTAAGCTTTCATTCGCAAGAATATTATTACAAataacacactgaggtctgtcatTTTCAAACGGTTTTTCACATTTGATAAAGCCATATTTTAAGTAATCTTCATTATAACGTCTTgcacttacttttttctttttgaaatgtggCTCAAATGAAGTTGAAATTTGCAGATTAGAGTCAGTATTTTTCTCAATATTGCCACTATTCACAATTCCAGATTCAACAGATGAACTTGAACATGCTTCTGTATATTTCACTTCACTATTCCTCCttcttttaataaagaaatgaTCCATTTTAATAACAATTTGTTCCAGTTtgattaaaatgttataattgGCACtaactcaaaaaagaagaaaaaaaaaaagagtctaaataacatattttcaaaaCTACAAAGTTTACAATTGAATCTCAGTTGAGTATCTCAGACTTCACAACTAGTTGCAAGTCATTGTAATATAAAACTTGACTGTGCATTAACCTTGCTATTATGAAAATCAAGCATGACACCCAGAAGCAAATGCCTGAAAATCCTTTCTTGGccaatatacattctattcatcctATTCCTTCCATCAAATACCTTTCTCACAAAGTGAAATTGACCTCAGCATTCCTTGCAATGTGTACAATTCAGGCAAAGGATTCATGCAAAACACttggatattttacattttattttgtttttttaaaaaaatgttcattgtgACTCACAGAATTGCTTTCATGCCTCACTAATGGGTCTCACACATATTGTGAAAAATACTGATATAGAGACATTTTGTGCCCTTTGCTGTGCTGGTACCTTGAGTATGTCTGCTTGATGATGAAAAATCTAGCTGATCCGCTAAACTGTTGACTTGTACAAGAACATCTTCAAGTAGTGGAAATTTATCTCAGATTTCCATTCCTTAATCATATTTATGGTCTGATCTAGTAAGGAGCCAATGAGGTTTTCCATGGCTAGGTCAAATATCAGGTTGGAGCTGATGATATATTTTTATGGAACTTTCCTGGGAATGCATCCTTGACCTGGGAATAAGATGAGAGATAAGACATGAAAGTATCACAGTACAAAGTAATATTACTGCCAGCTATGAGGGCCTTTATGATATCTAAGATCATGGACGGTGAGGCAAAAAGTCTATAACTCTATCATTATCTTATATTGGCTTAGGCCTATTTCTATAAGGCAAATCACTTCAGTCGAGATTGGTAAACAGAAAAATCGTGACAGTAAAACTAAGAAGTTGGCATCAGGAGTTGGAAAGTATATTAACAAAACTGAATACAGCAAGCCATGAAGGAGTACAGCTTATTCGCCATACATACTTCCTTTTTGCTTGGCCGCACCTATCTTGGTCATGCCTGCCTTGGTAGTACTGCACTGCTCTCTTGGATCATAGTGTACTTCAGTCCTATGGCTGTAACAGCAGTTCCGACCCTTCCTTACCCAACTTTTCCATCAAATTATCTCGAGTCTTTTGGAAGAGGGGTATTCTTACATTTACTGTagtgtttatttattaaaaattcaacatGTCTTACCTATGTTAATACTATATCTTTATTAGGACTATTTGTATTaactgtattttctcatttttgtataGTTAATGTGCTGGTATCTGGGTGGATCCTTGATGATTGGGGAGATACTACCTCTACCAGGGTTAGCTAATTCCTACGCAAACTAACCAATCCAGAACCCCCACACCTATACTCACACCCAACACAGACATCTTGGGTTCTTATAATCCAGACCAATATTGCCCTGTCCTAATCACTCCAGGACCAGCTACCAGGCAACTAGGGATATCCCCTATGTTCTAAGTCAGCCAAAATTATTAAAACCAGCCAATTTTAACCCTGTTCAAGCCTGCTtatccagttttgcccattccttctttaaaaaagcaaataaaggcTTTCCTGCAGTTTCCTTGTACTTCCTCTCCTCACTGACCCTGCTGCTTCTAGGTATGGCACCCTTGCATGGTGTAAGGTACTATGCTTCCTGTTTCTAAGGATACATGAgtataaaaatgtcttctttcatgACAGTCATTTTCACATCTGCGTATCTTACCATATTTGAGTAAAATAAATCCTGAGtactttttaaaacactgttaTTTTGTGGTACTGTTCTAGTTACAAAGTTGCATAGTTTGGCCCTAAACCTATTTTTCTTGATCAGGTATTTTACCTTTTAATACAATTATTATGCAGACAATGAGTTCTTCTAGGAAGTCAAAATCTTAAATGCTTTAACAATGGTTAAATAGCTACAGATTTATTATATATGGTAGCTGGTTGTACCTTAAAAGA from Callithrix jacchus isolate 240 chromosome 3, calJac240_pri, whole genome shotgun sequence includes:
- the FAM200B gene encoding protein FAM200B; the encoded protein is MDHFFIKRRRNSEVKYTEACSSSSVESGIVNSGNIEKNTDSNLQISTSFEPHFKKKKVSARRYNEDYLKYGFIKCEKPFENDRPQCVICNNILANESLKPSKLKRHLETQHAELIDKPLEYFQRKKKDIKLSAQFLTCSTISEKALLSSYLVAYRVAKEKIANTAAEKIILPACLDMVRTIFDDKSADKLKTIPNDNTISLRTCTIAEHLEAMLLTRLQSGIDFAIQLDESTDTGSCTTLFVYVRYAWQDDFMEDFLCFLNLTSHLSGLDIFTEIERCIVGQYKLNWKNCKGITSDGTATITGKHSRVIKELLEVTNNGTVWNHCFIHREGLASREIPQNLMEVLKNAVKVVNFIKGSSLNSRLLEKFCSEIGTNHTHLLYHTKVRWLSQGKILSRVYELRNEIHFCLIEKKSHLANIFEDDIWVTKLAYLTDIFSILNELSLKLQGKNSDVFQHVECIQGFQKTLLLWQARLKSNHPSYYMFPRFLQHIEENIINEDILKEIKLEILLHLTSLSQTFNHFFPEEKFETLRENSWVKDPFTFRSPESIIELNLVPEEENELLQLSSSYTLKNDYETLSLSAFWIKVKEDFPLLSRKSVLLLLPFTTTSLCELGFSIFTQLKTKERNGLNGTAAMRVALSSCVPDWNELMNRQGHPS